In the genome of Deltaproteobacteria bacterium, the window TTGGCGATTGCGAAACTGGCGCAAGAAGCCAGCATCAAGATTCAAGTCGGCGCCCAGGTGGGCGAGACCGGCATACTCTCAGCGGCCGGCCGGGCCTTGGCGGCGCATGTTCCAGGGTTGCACTATGCCGAAGGCTCCTTCGGCACCTGGCTCCTCACAGAAGACATTACGTTCGAAGATGTTGCCTTCGGCTACGCCGGCGTCGCGCCGCTGCTCAAAAGCCGCGGCTTGAGCGTAACCGTCAAAGACGACGTGCTGGAGCGGCTCGCCGTCGAAAAGATCGAGTTAAAGCGCTGAGCGGATGGACCCTGCATTTCAAGCCGCCCTCGCTGCGAACCGCAACGCCTGGCGTCTGTTTCACGAACAGACCGGCGCACCCAAACAGTCGCAAGAAGATGTACTTCTCAGACTCATACGGCAAAATCAGCAAACCGCTTTCGGTCATGAGCACGGCTTCGCCAGCATCAAGAGCATACGCGACTATCGCAAACAGGTGCGGATTGCCGATTACGAGCGTTTTCGCTCCTACATCGATGACCTGAAAACCGGCGCGCAAAACATCCTAACCGACGAGCCGCCGCTGATGTTCACCATGACCAGCGGCAGCACCGGCGAACCGAAACTCATTCCAGTCACCGAATCGACGCGCGCATCCCACGCCGCGCTTACACAGCTTTGGTACGGCCGCGCCTTTGCGGACCATCCCACCTGCGCCACAGGCAAAGTTTTCGGCCTCGTCGGCGCCGCCGAGGAAGGGCGCACACCGGGCGGCATTCCCTACGGCGCCGCCTCGGGTTTGATTTACCGATCGAGCCCCGGCTGGATTCAGCAGGCACACGCCCTGCCCTACGAGATCGCCGAGATCAAAGACTTCGAAGCGAAGTATTATGTCGCGATGCGTCTTGGGCTGGAACAAAACGTGACGTTCCTCGGCACGCCCAATCCAAGCACGATCCTGCGCTTAGTCGAATGCGCCAATCGCTACAAACAGGACATTCTCAAAGACATTCACGACGGCAGTCTCGCCGCGCGTTTTGATATTGCCGGTGATATCCGAGCCGCAATCGCGTCGAGAGTCTCTCCCAACCGGCAACGCGCCCTAGAGCTGGAAGCGCTGATGCGCGGTGAGGAAGGACTGCGGCCCAAAGCCTATTGGCCCAATCTGGGGCTCATTGGCTGCTGGAAGGGCGGCAGCGTCGGTGTGCGTCTGAAGGAATTTGAAATGTGGTTCGGCCCAGACATGCCAGTACGCGACCTTGGCTACATGGCAAGCGAAGCACAGATGTCGCTGCCGATCAGCGACAACGCCTCAGCCGGCATTTTGGCGATCGCGACCAATTTCTACGAATTCATCCCAGAGTCAGAGATGGGCAGCGCGCATCCAGTGACGCTGACCGCCGACGCACTGGAAATCGGCGTGGACTATTATTTAATTCTCACCACCGCCAGCGGCCTGTATCGCTACGACATCAACGATATCGTCCGCGTCACCGACTTTTACGAAAAGACGCCGGTCATCGAGTTTTTGCGCAAGGGCCGCGACGTCACCAACATCACCGGCGAAAAGCTGCACGTTAACCAAGTGATACAGGCACTGAAACAGGCCCAGGAAACGAGCCATGTCTCCGTGCACCGCTTCCATGCCAGCGCCGATGTCGCACAATCGCGCTACGTCTTTGCGGTGGAGACCGACGCAGCCGCGAATCCGCAAACGCTGCTAGGCTTCATCGGCGAGCTCGACGCCCAGCTCGGCAGATTAAATGTGGAATATGCCCAAAAACGCCAATCGCAGCGACTCAAGCCACCCACACTGTGGGTAATGAAACCCGGATGGTTTGAGCGCAAAATGGCTGCCGCCCTGCAGCGCGGTGCGCGCGACAGCCAGTTCAAAGCCCAGCTGCTCAGCACAACGCTTGAGCCGACCGAAGAAATCTTGAGCGTGGTCGAAGCCAAGCACTCTGCGCCATGACCAAGCACGGCGCGATTCTCGCGCTCCTAACCTTGCTCTTTTCGCTGCGCGTCCTCGGCCAAATGCTGGTGGCATTTTTCGGCGTCGCCTGGCTGCCGCCGATGCCAGCGTGGTTTTCCGGATTGATTCCCTACCCGACGCTGCTCACGATCCAGCTCGTGATGCTCATATTGATGACTAAGATCGTGCGAGATGTTTGGCGCGGCGACGGCTTTTTCGCGCGCACACCCTCGCTCCGCGGTCCGCGGTTTCTAGTTGCTTTTAGTGCGCTGTACGCTGCATCAATGGTTGCACGATACGTGATCACCATGGCGTCGTATCCTGAAATGCGCTGGTTCGGCGGCGCCATTCCGATCTCGTTTCACTTCGTATTGGCAGGGTTTCTCTTTGTTTTAGGTCGCTACTACGGCCGCTCGTGAACGCGAAGAGTGCCATCAACACCCTGTTAAGGCTCGCGCACCGCGCGCTGCTCGCTCACCTTCCAAGCGCCGTTAACCCGCTGCGACACGCGCAAGGTGTAGCGGCCAGGCGCCTGGTAGTCCTTGGTCTCTTTGCGCACGACCACCGGCTTGCCGTTTTCATAGACATATATGTCCGTGCCATAGCGCGTCGCGCCGTCGCGCCAGCTGGAGCGAATCTGCTTACGGGGAGCATCGAATTCCGGCGCGGTGATTTCATTCAGAGCGGCGCTTTCGAGGAAGCGTCCAGCGGTCGGATCGTACAACCAGTTGCGATAAGGAACATTGGGGCCGGCGGGTTGAAACGCGATGATGCGAATATCTTCGTAGCCATCGAAGTTCATATCGAGCGCCTCCAGCGGCGCAACACCCGGATTTAGCGGCGTGTTGGCATCGAGCCCTTCGATGACTTGCACCGGCTCAGTTCGGTTAGCGCGGCGAATCTCAATCTTCTTGACCTGCAGCGTTGTGCCGTCACTGGACTTCTCGCCGATCAAATTAAAGCGAAATTCCGGAAGCGTGGCATGGATGCGCGCACGGATCGCCGGCTCACCGGAGGCTTCGCCTTTGCTCACCGCTGGTAGCGGCGGAGCGGATTCCTGAACTGTAGTTTCATGGCCGCGGCAGCCGCCCAGCAATACAAACCAAACCAGCAACCGGACTGCGCGATCTCGCAACGCCATCTACTTGATACCGAGGACAGCCTTGGCTCTAAAAAGATACTCGACTCGATCATCTAAACCGTTGTAGCCACCGTTGATCGTCCTAGT includes:
- a CDS encoding GH3 auxin-responsive promoter family protein encodes the protein MDPAFQAALAANRNAWRLFHEQTGAPKQSQEDVLLRLIRQNQQTAFGHEHGFASIKSIRDYRKQVRIADYERFRSYIDDLKTGAQNILTDEPPLMFTMTSGSTGEPKLIPVTESTRASHAALTQLWYGRAFADHPTCATGKVFGLVGAAEEGRTPGGIPYGAASGLIYRSSPGWIQQAHALPYEIAEIKDFEAKYYVAMRLGLEQNVTFLGTPNPSTILRLVECANRYKQDILKDIHDGSLAARFDIAGDIRAAIASRVSPNRQRALELEALMRGEEGLRPKAYWPNLGLIGCWKGGSVGVRLKEFEMWFGPDMPVRDLGYMASEAQMSLPISDNASAGILAIATNFYEFIPESEMGSAHPVTLTADALEIGVDYYLILTTASGLYRYDINDIVRVTDFYEKTPVIEFLRKGRDVTNITGEKLHVNQVIQALKQAQETSHVSVHRFHASADVAQSRYVFAVETDAAANPQTLLGFIGELDAQLGRLNVEYAQKRQSQRLKPPTLWVMKPGWFERKMAAALQRGARDSQFKAQLLSTTLEPTEEILSVVEAKHSAP